In Actinomadura citrea, a single window of DNA contains:
- a CDS encoding class I SAM-dependent methyltransferase → MNWAVTTYDSAFGYVSAHGAPLVDLLDPQPGERVIDLGCGTGSFSAEIAERGAEVLGIDGSPEMVAQATAMHTGLSFIVGDAHDFTVTESFDAVASNAALHWMTRDPDAVIGRVHAALRPGGRFVGELGGAGNCAELIVAMQTAWRVFGLGEPELPWYFPSPAAYATKLEEAGFTLRLLEHAERPTRMTEGPNGAADWVRAYASRALADVPPELVDPLLDRVNDLAAPALRRESGWVADYVRLRFAAVRRSDGAAPTPFGPMAADLPL, encoded by the coding sequence GTGAACTGGGCCGTGACGACGTACGACTCCGCCTTCGGGTATGTGTCCGCGCACGGTGCGCCCCTCGTCGACCTCCTCGACCCGCAGCCCGGCGAGAGGGTCATCGACCTCGGGTGCGGCACCGGCTCGTTCAGCGCGGAGATCGCCGAGCGGGGCGCCGAGGTGCTGGGCATCGACGGCAGCCCCGAGATGGTCGCGCAGGCGACCGCCATGCACACCGGGCTGTCGTTCATCGTCGGCGACGCCCACGACTTCACCGTCACCGAGTCCTTCGACGCGGTCGCCTCGAACGCGGCCCTGCACTGGATGACCCGCGACCCCGACGCGGTGATCGGGCGCGTGCACGCGGCGCTGCGTCCCGGCGGCCGGTTCGTCGGCGAGCTCGGCGGCGCGGGCAACTGCGCCGAGCTGATCGTCGCGATGCAGACGGCGTGGCGGGTGTTCGGCCTCGGTGAGCCTGAGCTGCCCTGGTACTTCCCGTCGCCGGCCGCGTACGCGACCAAGCTGGAGGAGGCCGGGTTCACGCTGCGGCTGCTGGAGCACGCCGAGCGCCCGACGCGGATGACCGAAGGCCCGAACGGCGCCGCCGACTGGGTCCGCGCGTACGCCTCCCGCGCGCTGGCCGACGTCCCGCCGGAGCTGGTGGACCCGCTGCTCGACCGCGTGAACGACCTCGCCGCGCCCGCGCTGCGCCGCGAGTCGGGGTGGGTCGCCGACTACGTGCGGCTGCGGTTCGCGGCCGTCCGGCGGTCGGACGGGGCCGCGCCGACGCCGTTCGGGCCGATGGCCGCCGACCTCCCGCTGTAG
- a CDS encoding crotonase/enoyl-CoA hydratase family protein — protein MPYAEIEYEVRGGIATVTLNRPQKMNAYTFVMRNEMLDVFDRIDADDDVRAVVVTGAGHAFCAGADLSGGGDTFDKDRSKDMFAGEDDVLEDGTPRDGGGTVALRIARCLKPVIGAFNGAAVGVGVTMTLPMDVRLASEKARFGFVFARRGIVTEAASSWFLPRLVGIAQAMEWAATGRIFDAQEALAGRLVSRVHAPGELLPAAYALAREIADNTSAVSVAAIRRLMWSGLSAPSPWDAHIADSRLMASLGGAADAVEGVSSFLEKRDAAFPLRVSKDLPPEVPDWPVR, from the coding sequence GTGCCGTACGCAGAGATCGAGTACGAGGTTCGGGGCGGGATCGCCACGGTCACGCTCAACCGGCCGCAGAAGATGAACGCCTACACGTTCGTGATGCGCAACGAGATGCTCGACGTCTTCGACCGGATCGACGCCGACGACGACGTGCGCGCGGTCGTGGTGACCGGCGCGGGCCACGCGTTCTGCGCGGGCGCCGACCTGAGCGGCGGCGGCGACACCTTCGACAAGGACAGGTCCAAGGACATGTTCGCGGGGGAGGACGACGTCCTGGAGGACGGCACCCCGCGCGACGGCGGCGGGACGGTGGCGCTCCGCATCGCCCGCTGCCTCAAGCCCGTCATCGGCGCGTTCAACGGCGCGGCCGTCGGCGTGGGCGTGACCATGACCCTCCCGATGGACGTCCGGCTCGCCAGCGAGAAGGCCAGGTTCGGCTTCGTGTTCGCGCGGCGCGGGATCGTCACCGAGGCCGCGTCCAGCTGGTTCCTGCCGCGCCTGGTCGGCATCGCGCAGGCCATGGAGTGGGCCGCCACCGGCCGGATCTTCGACGCGCAGGAGGCCCTCGCCGGCCGCCTCGTCTCCCGCGTCCACGCGCCCGGCGAACTCCTCCCCGCCGCGTACGCGCTGGCGCGCGAGATCGCCGACAACACCTCCGCCGTCTCGGTCGCCGCGATCCGGCGCCTCATGTGGTCCGGCCTGTCCGCACCGTCCCCCTGGGACGCGCACATCGCCGACTCCCGCCTCATGGCCTCGCTCGGCGGCGCCGCCGACGCCGTCGAGGGCGTCTCGTCCTTCCTGGAGAAGCGCGACGCCGCCTTCCCGCTGCGCGTCAGCAAGGACCTGCCGCCCGAAGTCCCCGACTGGCCCGTCCGCTGA
- a CDS encoding polysaccharide deacetylase family protein, translating into MRIRNCAVIVAGILLAAGCSHAERHARTAGEHGAIKSKAPATRPPSPTPPPPRKIDCDRVKCVALTFDDGPGPYTARLLDTLKKHGARATFFMLGENVGAHRDIVRRMALEGQEVANHSWSHPNLTTLSSAEVRSEIQRTQKAVKDASGVAPTLVRPPYGSTNKRVEHAIGMPLVLWSVDTLDWRYRDAARDTRVGVKEPKTGGIVLFHDIHKPSVDSIPKVVDGLRERGFTFVTVSELFTGRRLVPGASYSERTPPPTRVTASPPPAGSSAGPPAASTTPTAPAPNTPVPGGPASGGPAPSGPAPSGPSPSGLAPAPPVPASPR; encoded by the coding sequence GTGCGGATCAGGAATTGTGCCGTCATCGTCGCCGGAATCCTGCTCGCGGCCGGATGCAGCCACGCGGAGCGGCACGCGCGGACCGCCGGGGAGCATGGCGCGATCAAGAGCAAGGCACCGGCGACGCGGCCACCGAGCCCGACGCCGCCCCCGCCCAGGAAGATCGACTGCGACCGGGTGAAGTGCGTCGCGCTGACGTTCGACGACGGCCCCGGCCCCTACACGGCGCGACTGCTCGACACGCTCAAGAAGCATGGCGCGCGCGCCACCTTCTTCATGCTCGGCGAGAACGTCGGCGCCCACCGCGACATCGTGCGCCGGATGGCCCTGGAGGGCCAGGAGGTCGCCAACCACAGCTGGTCGCACCCGAATCTGACCACCCTGTCGTCCGCCGAGGTGCGGTCTGAGATCCAGCGCACGCAGAAGGCCGTCAAGGACGCCTCCGGCGTCGCGCCCACGCTGGTCCGGCCGCCCTACGGGTCCACGAACAAGCGCGTCGAACACGCGATCGGGATGCCGCTGGTGCTCTGGAGCGTCGACACGCTCGACTGGCGCTACCGCGACGCCGCCCGCGACACGCGCGTCGGGGTCAAGGAGCCGAAGACCGGCGGCATCGTCCTGTTCCACGACATCCACAAGCCGAGCGTCGACTCCATCCCCAAGGTCGTGGACGGGCTGCGCGAACGCGGGTTCACGTTCGTGACCGTCTCGGAGCTGTTCACCGGACGGCGGCTCGTGCCGGGCGCGTCCTACAGCGAGCGGACGCCGCCGCCCACGCGGGTCACGGCGAGCCCGCCGCCGGCCGGATCGTCCGCCGGCCCGCCGGCCGCGAGCACGACCCCCACCGCCCCGGCGCCCAACACTCCGGTTCCCGGCGGGCCGGCTTCCGGAGGCCCTGCGCCCAGCGGTCCTGCGCCCAGCGGCCCGTCGCCCAGTGGCTTGGCGCCCGCTCCGCCCGTCCCGGCGAGTCCTCGCTAG
- the fdxA gene encoding ferredoxin, whose translation MTYVIAQPCVDLLDKACIEECPVDCIYEGKRMLYIHPDECVDCGACEPVCPVEAIYYEDDTPDQWKDFYKANVEFFDDLGSPGGASKVGKIDKDHPIVAALPPQSQDD comes from the coding sequence GTGACCTACGTCATTGCGCAGCCCTGCGTGGACCTGCTCGACAAGGCATGCATCGAGGAGTGCCCGGTCGACTGCATCTACGAGGGCAAGCGCATGCTCTACATCCACCCGGACGAGTGCGTCGACTGCGGTGCGTGCGAGCCGGTTTGCCCGGTTGAGGCGATCTACTACGAGGACGACACGCCTGACCAGTGGAAGGATTTCTACAAGGCCAACGTGGAGTTCTTCGACGACCTCGGCTCGCCCGGCGGCGCGTCCAAGGTCGGGAAGATCGACAAGGACCACCCGATCGTCGCCGCGCTGCCCCCGCAGAGCCAGGACGACTGA